One Paenibacillus riograndensis SBR5 DNA segment encodes these proteins:
- a CDS encoding ArsR/SmtB family transcription factor, whose product MEYEVEVQFEPVYELVSSIHTFICKKSNKKMDLGTSWSAEVAGKLSPELLSALEETELGNDWKLLNLLIYQCPVKDSVDTALEWLERLPVGEMYETLSEYISVFPVQMDQFRSRMHFLLSEWNRQYFRGTSPEIIGKLRQHTEEQRLEADNRAVSDFVNRTTNGFYFLPGDGLRKLVLIPQFHFQPANIIYSFGPLTICHYAARISVADEEISPSMYRTLRSLGEKSRLKILQSLGGGRKTFTEIARQAGISKGIVHDHIFSLRCAGLLHAYIEGENVIAYSLRLEGIRRMNEQLFEYLQ is encoded by the coding sequence GTGGAATACGAGGTAGAGGTTCAGTTTGAGCCGGTATACGAATTAGTGAGCAGCATACATACGTTTATATGCAAAAAATCCAATAAGAAGATGGACCTGGGCACCTCCTGGTCTGCTGAAGTCGCGGGCAAGCTTAGCCCGGAGCTGTTGTCCGCTCTGGAGGAGACGGAGCTCGGGAATGACTGGAAGCTGCTGAATCTGCTGATCTATCAGTGTCCTGTGAAGGACAGCGTAGACACTGCCCTGGAATGGCTGGAGCGCTTGCCGGTAGGGGAGATGTATGAGACGCTTTCGGAATACATCAGCGTGTTCCCGGTGCAGATGGATCAATTCCGCAGCCGCATGCACTTTCTGCTGTCCGAGTGGAACCGGCAGTATTTCAGGGGCACCAGCCCTGAGATCATCGGCAAACTGCGGCAGCATACGGAAGAACAGAGACTGGAAGCGGATAACAGGGCTGTATCCGATTTTGTAAACAGGACAACGAACGGATTCTATTTCCTGCCGGGAGACGGACTGCGCAAGCTGGTGCTGATACCGCAGTTTCATTTTCAGCCTGCCAATATTATTTACAGCTTCGGTCCGCTGACGATTTGCCATTATGCGGCGAGAATCTCTGTAGCGGATGAAGAAATTTCGCCTTCGATGTACAGGACTCTGCGCAGCCTGGGGGAGAAAAGCCGTCTGAAGATCCTTCAATCGCTTGGCGGCGGGCGCAAAACCTTTACCGAAATCGCCAGGCAGGCCGGAATCTCCAAGGGTATTGTCCATGACCATATTTTCAGCCTCCGCTGTGCGGGCCTGCTTCATGCCTACATCGAAGGGGAGAACGTCATCGCCTACAGTCTGCGTCTGGAAGGAATCCGCCGGATGAATGAGCAGCTGTTCGAATATTTGCAATAA
- a CDS encoding GNAT family N-acetyltransferase, with the protein MESIEQGEGRFYIAGDGKDLAEITYRTDETTGNWVIDHTFVSEDLRGQGAGEKLVRAVVDKARAEQVKIVPQCPYAAHQFKKHEEYGDVLSRS; encoded by the coding sequence ATGGAATCGATTGAACAGGGAGAAGGAAGATTTTATATAGCTGGTGACGGTAAGGACCTTGCCGAGATAACATACAGAACGGATGAAACAACGGGAAATTGGGTTATTGACCATACCTTTGTCTCAGAAGATCTGCGCGGCCAAGGTGCCGGTGAGAAGCTCGTGCGGGCGGTTGTGGATAAAGCCCGGGCAGAGCAGGTTAAGATCGTACCCCAGTGCCCTTATGCTGCCCATCAGTTCAAGAAGCATGAGGAATACGGGGATGTGCTCAGCAGGAGCTGA
- a CDS encoding GNAT family N-acetyltransferase: MNTAEMLKDIEELQQRCEQYEGISLKLNWDMLRLSPEAGGAEWLVTYEEDVLAGFIGLYGIAGEMEVCGMVRPGFRRRGIFTSLWEQAQSIIKRNQIRTLLLNAPASSASAAGFLKTLPVVFNHAEYQMKWDGSAVPQGSPEASSAAGAVVLRPARQDEADLLVELDCSGFDMSKEDAAEMYTQQMNENQQEQIIIEMNGQPAGKMRLWTEDNETWIYGFTVDKKLRGLGIGRSALLQTIEREQRNYNGVNLEVALDNPNALRLYESCGFVILNKQDYYRYTG; this comes from the coding sequence TTGAATACAGCTGAAATGTTAAAGGATATAGAGGAACTGCAGCAGCGCTGCGAGCAATACGAAGGCATCAGCCTGAAGCTGAATTGGGACATGCTGCGCTTGTCACCCGAAGCCGGCGGAGCGGAATGGCTGGTAACCTATGAGGAAGATGTCCTGGCTGGTTTTATAGGACTGTATGGGATTGCCGGTGAAATGGAAGTCTGTGGCATGGTCCGGCCGGGGTTCCGGCGCAGAGGGATTTTCACCTCGCTCTGGGAGCAGGCGCAGAGCATCATTAAGCGCAACCAGATCAGGACACTGCTGCTGAATGCCCCGGCCAGCTCGGCCTCGGCGGCAGGTTTTCTGAAGACTCTGCCGGTGGTTTTCAACCATGCGGAGTATCAGATGAAATGGGACGGGTCTGCTGTCCCGCAAGGTTCGCCGGAAGCCAGTTCAGCCGCAGGTGCCGTAGTTCTGCGGCCTGCGCGCCAGGATGAAGCGGATCTTCTTGTTGAGCTGGACTGCTCAGGATTTGACATGTCCAAAGAAGATGCCGCAGAAATGTACACTCAGCAGATGAATGAGAATCAGCAGGAACAGATCATCATCGAAATGAACGGCCAGCCCGCCGGCAAGATGCGGCTGTGGACGGAAGACAACGAAACCTGGATCTACGGGTTTACGGTAGATAAGAAACTGCGCGGCCTGGGCATCGGCCGGAGCGCGCTTTTGCAGACCATTGAACGGGAGCAGCGCAATTACAATGGCGTCAACCTGGAGGTAGCACTTGACAATCCGAATGCGCTGAGGCTGTATGAAAGCTGCGGCTTTGTTATTTTGAACAAGCAGGATTACTACCGCTATACCGGCTGA
- a CDS encoding SDR family oxidoreductase has protein sequence MNPNDAVQRKTALVIGANGVIGRNLIGHLATLPEWDIIGVSRRGGVNTSRVRYIAADLLDAEETRLKLGTLPEVTHIFYAAYQERPTWAELVPPNLAMLVNAVEAVEPVARNLQHISLMQGYKVYGAHLGPFKTPARETDANHMPPEFNIDQQNFLEQRQIGKTWTWSAMRPSVVCGFALGNPMNLAMVIAVYASISKELGLPLRFPGKPGAYHSLLEMTDAGLLAQATVWAATDSRCANQAFNITNGDLFRWDELWPKLAAFFGLETAPPLPMSLSVVMEDKEALWNGMVEKYSLEPNSYRDVSSWGFGDFVFSWDYDFFADGSKARRFGFHEFIDTEAMFMNIFTDLRSRKVIP, from the coding sequence ATGAATCCTAATGATGCTGTACAGCGCAAAACTGCACTGGTTATTGGAGCGAACGGTGTGATCGGCCGCAATCTGATCGGGCACCTGGCAACGCTTCCTGAATGGGACATTATCGGAGTTTCCCGCCGGGGCGGAGTGAACACAAGCCGTGTCCGCTATATCGCCGCCGATTTGCTCGACGCTGAAGAAACCCGGCTGAAGCTGGGGACTCTGCCGGAGGTGACGCATATCTTCTATGCCGCTTATCAGGAACGCCCCACCTGGGCGGAGCTGGTGCCTCCGAATCTGGCCATGCTTGTGAACGCCGTAGAAGCTGTTGAGCCCGTTGCCCGCAATCTGCAGCATATCAGCCTGATGCAGGGCTATAAAGTGTATGGTGCCCATCTGGGTCCCTTCAAGACCCCTGCCCGGGAAACGGATGCCAATCACATGCCGCCGGAGTTCAATATCGATCAGCAGAACTTCCTGGAGCAGCGCCAGATAGGCAAAACCTGGACCTGGTCGGCGATGCGGCCGTCTGTGGTCTGCGGCTTTGCACTCGGCAACCCGATGAATCTGGCCATGGTCATTGCCGTTTATGCCTCTATATCGAAGGAGCTCGGACTTCCGCTCCGGTTCCCCGGGAAGCCCGGTGCTTACCATAGCCTGCTGGAAATGACGGATGCAGGCCTGCTGGCACAGGCAACCGTCTGGGCAGCAACCGACAGCCGCTGCGCCAATCAGGCATTTAACATTACGAATGGCGATCTGTTCCGCTGGGACGAGCTCTGGCCGAAGCTTGCCGCATTTTTCGGGCTGGAGACGGCCCCTCCGCTGCCTATGTCCCTGTCAGTAGTTATGGAGGACAAGGAAGCACTGTGGAACGGGATGGTGGAGAAATACAGCCTGGAGCCGAACAGCTACCGGGATGTGTCCTCATGGGGGTTCGGAGATTTTGTATTTTCCTGGGATTATGACTTTTTTGCGGACGGGAGCAAGGCGCGGCGGTTCGGATTCCATGAGTTCATCGATACCGAAGCGATGTTTATGAACATATTTACGGACCTCCGCAGCCGGAAAGTGATCCCGTAA
- a CDS encoding winged helix-turn-helix transcriptional regulator, with the protein MPEPIKTYNTAVEATLEVIGGKWKPVILFFLTFGKKRNGEFISLMPVITQKVLTQQLRELEEDGVIKRTVYNEVPPRVEYELTDYGWSLKEILHLMCRWGDAHIERVYGDQAAVLAQPQTKA; encoded by the coding sequence ATGCCGGAACCAATCAAAACATATAATACCGCTGTGGAAGCTACGCTTGAGGTGATTGGCGGCAAGTGGAAGCCGGTGATCTTGTTCTTTCTTACCTTCGGCAAGAAGCGCAACGGAGAATTTATAAGCCTGATGCCTGTCATTACCCAGAAGGTGCTTACACAGCAGCTCAGGGAGCTGGAAGAGGATGGGGTTATCAAACGGACCGTATACAATGAGGTTCCGCCCAGGGTCGAGTATGAGCTGACCGATTACGGCTGGAGCCTGAAGGAAATCCTGCATCTGATGTGCAGATGGGGCGATGCCCATATTGAGCGGGTCTATGGGGATCAAGCCGCCGTGCTGGCCCAGCCGCAAACGAAAGCATAA
- a CDS encoding flavodoxin: MAKVLVAYASLTGNTEEIAELIVEGIRQAGGEAVLKSVTDCNADEIKAYEGVLLGAYTWGDGELPDEFLDFYEEMDELDLTACKAAAFGSGDTGYEIYCGAVNQIEEKLRERGAEIVQESLKIEYGPNAAEKEACRSFGRQFIETCAAVS, from the coding sequence ATGGCTAAGGTGCTTGTGGCATATGCCAGCTTGACTGGCAACACGGAAGAAATCGCTGAACTGATTGTGGAAGGCATTCGCCAGGCAGGCGGTGAGGCTGTGCTGAAATCGGTCACGGACTGCAATGCGGATGAGATCAAAGCCTATGAGGGTGTGCTGCTGGGCGCATATACCTGGGGGGATGGCGAGCTGCCGGATGAATTCCTGGATTTCTACGAAGAGATGGATGAGCTGGATTTGACAGCTTGCAAGGCAGCAGCCTTCGGCAGTGGAGATACCGGCTATGAAATATATTGCGGTGCCGTGAATCAGATCGAAGAGAAGCTGCGGGAGCGCGGGGCGGAGATTGTCCAGGAAAGTCTGAAGATTGAATACGGACCCAATGCTGCGGAAAAAGAAGCTTGCCGCAGCTTCGGCCGCCAATTCATCGAAACCTGCGCGGCGGTATCCTGA
- a CDS encoding VOC family protein, whose translation MISSFEGINLYTKDTAALAKFYAELLGVPVPFEGFGNYDGAKIGFDKGQPGLIIWNENKWGKHTTGVVNLVFSCSSLDETYEQLKARGLDCQPPATMEYGGKEMNFRDPDGNGITLLEGAYC comes from the coding sequence ATGATTTCTTCTTTTGAAGGCATTAACCTGTATACTAAGGATACGGCCGCTTTGGCAAAATTTTATGCGGAGCTGCTCGGGGTTCCAGTTCCGTTTGAGGGGTTTGGCAATTATGACGGGGCCAAGATCGGTTTTGACAAGGGACAGCCGGGACTGATTATCTGGAATGAGAACAAATGGGGCAAGCACACTACGGGTGTTGTGAATCTGGTATTCTCCTGCAGCAGCCTGGATGAAACCTATGAGCAGCTTAAGGCGAGAGGGCTGGACTGCCAGCCGCCGGCCACCATGGAGTATGGGGGCAAGGAAATGAATTTCCGTGACCCGGACGGCAATGGAATTACTTTGCTGGAAGGCGCATATTGTTGA
- a CDS encoding helix-turn-helix domain-containing protein: MIGLDSEWRRKVMYDLSELYYPITANPAGASEILPCRALRPYIRCFWGSAALQQAGAFEPGTPLVGQVSLTQEPEVIIPDTCMDIIWEWDAAAGEAGGVFCGINDAPFETGQAGQPTGKLYFAIRFHFWAVHLFADEHLRDVLNVHVPVEHYFGSFREELGHRLQASRTFTDCIAAAENYLLKRLDRRTRGGPDSMMNAVYSILRHRGVVNARELENSAGVSSRQLERLFREYIGLTPKKTADLVRFQNVWLDLYLSPPPRKAMLDMVYDYRYTHQSHMINSFKKFAGKTPLEALAYARR, encoded by the coding sequence ATGATCGGATTAGATTCGGAATGGAGGCGGAAGGTGATGTATGACCTCTCGGAGCTGTATTATCCGATTACGGCCAACCCGGCGGGGGCCAGTGAGATTCTGCCTTGCCGGGCCTTGCGGCCCTATATCCGCTGCTTCTGGGGCAGTGCGGCGCTGCAGCAGGCAGGTGCATTCGAACCCGGGACGCCCCTTGTTGGGCAAGTCTCCCTGACTCAGGAGCCGGAAGTGATTATACCAGATACATGTATGGATATTATATGGGAATGGGATGCGGCTGCAGGTGAAGCCGGAGGGGTATTTTGCGGAATCAATGATGCCCCGTTTGAAACGGGACAAGCTGGTCAGCCCACCGGCAAGCTGTATTTTGCCATCCGGTTTCATTTCTGGGCGGTGCATTTGTTCGCGGACGAGCATCTCAGGGATGTGCTTAATGTACATGTTCCGGTGGAGCACTATTTTGGCTCATTCCGCGAAGAATTGGGCCACAGGCTTCAAGCTTCCCGTACATTTACAGATTGCATCGCTGCGGCAGAAAATTACCTGCTGAAGCGTCTGGACCGGAGGACCCGGGGCGGCCCTGACAGCATGATGAATGCCGTCTACAGTATTCTTAGGCACAGAGGCGTGGTTAACGCCAGAGAGCTTGAGAACAGCGCAGGGGTGAGCAGCAGGCAGCTGGAGAGGCTTTTTCGTGAATATATCGGCCTTACGCCCAAAAAGACTGCGGATCTGGTCCGGTTTCAAAATGTATGGCTGGACTTGTATCTGTCGCCCCCGCCCCGCAAGGCAATGCTGGATATGGTTTACGATTACCGTTACACCCACCAGTCGCATATGATCAACAGCTTCAAGAAATTTGCCGGAAAAACGCCGCTGGAGGCTTTGGCCTATGCGCGGAGGTAG
- a CDS encoding class I SAM-dependent methyltransferase yields the protein MYIASDWKDYEVIDTGGGEKLERWGDIILRRPDPQIIWPLAHETAKWRDVHGHYHRSSAGGGQWEMKKTIPDNWKISYGKLKFHLRPTNFKHTGLFPEQAANWRWMMDKIAEAGRPVSVLNLFAYTGGATVAAASAGASVVHVDAAKGMVQWAKENVQLSGLAERPVRFITDDVFKFVQREQRRGSKYDAIIMDPPSYGRGPGGEMWKLEASLYPFLESCLEIMSDRPLFMLINSYTTGISPTVLRNMLSMTMGKRYGGKLTSGEIGLPITASGMNLPCGILGRWEA from the coding sequence ATGTATATAGCAAGTGATTGGAAGGACTACGAGGTCATCGATACCGGAGGCGGAGAAAAGCTGGAGCGCTGGGGAGACATTATTCTCCGCCGGCCTGACCCGCAAATCATCTGGCCGCTGGCCCATGAGACGGCAAAATGGCGCGATGTGCATGGACACTACCACCGCAGCTCCGCCGGAGGCGGGCAATGGGAAATGAAGAAAACCATTCCGGACAACTGGAAAATCAGCTATGGCAAGCTGAAATTCCATCTGCGCCCGACCAACTTCAAGCATACCGGCCTATTCCCCGAGCAGGCGGCCAACTGGCGCTGGATGATGGACAAGATCGCTGAAGCGGGCCGTCCGGTTTCCGTGCTTAATCTTTTTGCTTACACGGGCGGCGCTACTGTCGCAGCAGCCAGCGCAGGAGCTTCCGTCGTGCATGTGGATGCCGCCAAAGGCATGGTTCAATGGGCGAAGGAAAATGTGCAGCTCTCCGGACTGGCTGAACGTCCGGTCCGCTTTATTACCGACGATGTCTTCAAATTCGTACAGCGTGAGCAGCGCCGCGGCAGCAAGTATGACGCAATCATCATGGACCCGCCTTCCTACGGCAGAGGACCCGGCGGCGAAATGTGGAAACTGGAGGCGAGCCTGTATCCGTTCCTGGAGAGCTGCCTGGAAATAATGAGCGACCGGCCGCTGTTCATGCTCATCAACTCCTACACCACCGGCATTTCGCCAACGGTTCTCCGCAACATGCTCTCGATGACGATGGGCAAGCGTTATGGCGGCAAGCTCACCTCCGGTGAAATCGGCCTGCCGATTACCGCCTCCGGGATGAATCTGCCCTGCGGAATTTTAGGCCGCTGGGAGGCGTAA
- a CDS encoding RluA family pseudouridine synthase, translating into MPGIIPGASGDSGSGSSRFEILYEDNHLLGIVKPVNIPVQEDATGDPDLLSLLKEDVKERFHKPGNVYMGLVHRLDRPVGGAMIFAKTSKAASRLSESVRSHSFHKVYLTVVHGKPPAAQGRLVHTLLKDAKTNTVTIVRKGTPGGKEAILDYTVIGSAEGYSLLKIDLLTGRSHQIRVQLSGIRCPLYGDQKYGAAVNKPGQQIALWSAVVGFPHPVTKEEIELISLPPQTHPWSLWSQHIQKQAIL; encoded by the coding sequence ATGCCAGGAATAATACCCGGTGCATCCGGGGATTCCGGCAGCGGAAGCTCCCGGTTCGAAATCCTGTACGAAGACAACCATTTGCTCGGCATAGTGAAGCCCGTTAATATTCCTGTGCAGGAGGACGCTACAGGAGATCCCGATCTGCTCAGCCTGCTGAAGGAAGATGTGAAGGAACGCTTTCATAAACCGGGCAATGTCTACATGGGTCTGGTCCATCGGCTAGACCGGCCGGTTGGCGGGGCGATGATTTTTGCCAAGACCTCGAAAGCCGCTTCCCGGCTGTCCGAGAGCGTCCGTTCCCATAGCTTCCACAAAGTATATTTGACTGTGGTTCATGGAAAACCTCCTGCCGCGCAGGGCCGTCTGGTCCACACGCTGCTGAAGGATGCCAAGACCAACACGGTCACGATTGTCCGCAAAGGCACACCCGGCGGCAAGGAGGCCATTCTGGATTATACGGTGATCGGCAGCGCCGAAGGTTACAGTCTGCTGAAGATTGACCTGCTTACCGGACGTTCCCACCAGATCCGCGTACAGCTAAGCGGCATCCGGTGCCCCCTGTATGGTGACCAGAAATACGGAGCCGCTGTCAATAAGCCGGGCCAGCAGATTGCTCTGTGGTCTGCAGTCGTCGGCTTTCCGCATCCCGTGACCAAAGAGGAAATTGAACTGATCTCTCTGCCCCCGCAGACTCATCCGTGGAGCCTGTGGTCACAGCATATACAAAAGCAGGCCATCCTTTAA
- a CDS encoding MarR family winged helix-turn-helix transcriptional regulator yields MHSTEFSKIWHKLLKDYKLHMDSNLAPTLTDAQLTVLELLQERDAMKPSDLAPHLATSPAAVTMLLDRMEKHGLIVRERDAADRRIVWVSITETGKRETERGLQIRSDFFAEALDPISSHNQQLLLYLMGKMVVAPTPEGSTP; encoded by the coding sequence GTGCACTCCACTGAATTCAGTAAGATCTGGCATAAATTATTGAAGGATTACAAGTTACATATGGATAGCAACCTTGCCCCTACACTTACAGATGCCCAACTCACCGTACTGGAATTACTGCAGGAACGTGACGCGATGAAGCCTTCCGATCTGGCTCCGCATCTGGCGACCAGCCCGGCAGCGGTAACGATGCTGCTGGACCGGATGGAGAAGCATGGCCTGATTGTCCGGGAGCGTGATGCTGCCGACCGGCGGATTGTATGGGTAAGCATCACGGAGACGGGCAAGCGGGAGACTGAGCGCGGGCTTCAGATCCGCAGTGATTTTTTTGCCGAAGCACTGGACCCGATTTCCTCCCATAACCAGCAGCTCCTGCTCTATCTGATGGGAAAAATGGTCGTCGCTCCAACACCGGAGGGCTCAACCCCCTAA
- the gyrA gene encoding DNA gyrase subunit A: MSSLSEQFLPAFLEEVVGDRFGRYSKYIIQDRAIPDVRDGLKPVQRRILYAMYDSGNTPDKPYRKSAKTVGDVMGNYHPHGDSSIYEGMVRMAQPWKMGHVLIDGHGNWGSMDDDPAAAMRYTEARLSPIAMEMMRDIEKRTVLFKDNFDNTAKEPVVVPSRYPNLLVNGTSGISAGFATEIPPHNLREVIDACIAVMQKPDIALEDIMTFIKGPDFPTGGTIMGGEGIMDAYRTGKGRIYLRSKTEIENLRGGKQQIVITEVPFQIVKSRLVTSMENIRLEKKIEGIAEVRDESGRDGLRIVVELKKEADAQGILAYLLKKTDLQVTYNFNMVAIVNKSPQQLGLKAILEAYIAHQREVVTHRTQFDLEKAEDRAHVLEGLVKALNILDEVIAAIKASKNRQDAQNNLVWMFGFSERQADSILTLQLYRLTNLEIHSLQKELDEMNARIAVLKGILESDKKLIAVIRKELIEIRDKYGIDRRSLIQGEVEELKVSLEVLVNAEDVLVALSADGYIKRTGMLSFTRSGGERNASGVKEGDHIVRLMDLNTRDSLLVFTRKGQYFLLPVHQIPEFKWKEPGTAIVNVIGLAKGDGIASILPVGNMDDPGASLVFVTRKGQVKRTELKEYSTSRSGAVAACKVAEGDEVLTVALSSGDKEIVLVTREGMSIRFRENEVNPMGRVASGVRGIQLREGDEVVSCFWVNEDEGEILAVTEIGYAKRTLLLDYPAQSRGGKGMPTFEFKEGKRVRPNGSRISGAFYCREPLELVAITREGATHSFSSESAPLSERRSIGKQLVSVEKKDEIISLFPAIK; this comes from the coding sequence ATGAGCAGTTTATCAGAACAGTTTTTGCCGGCTTTTCTGGAAGAGGTCGTCGGTGACCGCTTTGGCCGGTATTCCAAATATATTATTCAGGACCGGGCGATCCCGGATGTCCGCGACGGGCTGAAGCCCGTGCAGCGCCGGATTCTCTATGCGATGTATGATTCGGGCAATACCCCGGACAAGCCATACCGCAAGTCCGCCAAGACGGTCGGGGATGTAATGGGGAATTATCATCCGCACGGAGACTCCTCCATCTATGAGGGGATGGTGCGGATGGCACAGCCCTGGAAGATGGGCCACGTGCTTATAGACGGCCACGGGAACTGGGGTTCCATGGATGATGACCCGGCAGCAGCGATGCGTTACACGGAAGCGCGGCTGTCCCCGATCGCGATGGAGATGATGCGCGATATCGAGAAGCGCACCGTACTCTTCAAGGACAACTTTGACAATACGGCCAAAGAGCCGGTGGTGGTTCCTTCACGGTACCCGAATCTGCTGGTCAACGGGACCAGCGGCATCTCGGCCGGGTTTGCGACGGAAATTCCTCCTCATAATCTGCGTGAGGTTATTGACGCATGTATCGCCGTCATGCAGAAGCCGGATATTGCGCTGGAGGACATCATGACCTTTATCAAAGGTCCGGATTTTCCGACAGGCGGAACCATTATGGGCGGCGAGGGCATCATGGATGCTTACCGTACCGGCAAAGGGCGCATCTACTTGCGCTCCAAAACGGAAATCGAGAATCTGCGCGGCGGGAAGCAGCAGATTGTGATTACCGAGGTGCCGTTCCAGATCGTAAAATCGCGGCTGGTCACCTCCATGGAGAATATCCGTCTGGAGAAAAAGATCGAAGGCATCGCTGAAGTCCGCGACGAGAGCGGACGCGATGGCCTCCGGATCGTAGTCGAGCTTAAGAAAGAGGCGGATGCCCAGGGCATCCTGGCTTACCTGCTCAAAAAAACCGACCTGCAGGTTACTTATAATTTCAACATGGTGGCAATCGTCAACAAGTCCCCACAGCAGCTTGGCCTCAAAGCCATCCTGGAGGCTTACATAGCCCACCAACGCGAGGTGGTAACCCACCGCACCCAATTCGATCTGGAAAAAGCGGAGGACCGCGCCCACGTCCTGGAGGGGCTGGTCAAAGCGCTGAACATTCTGGATGAGGTCATCGCCGCCATCAAAGCGTCGAAAAACCGCCAGGATGCCCAGAACAACCTGGTCTGGATGTTCGGCTTCAGTGAACGCCAGGCGGATTCGATCCTCACCTTGCAGCTGTACAGATTAACCAATCTGGAAATTCATTCGCTCCAGAAGGAGCTGGACGAAATGAATGCCCGCATTGCCGTGCTGAAGGGAATTCTGGAGAGTGACAAGAAATTGATCGCCGTAATCCGGAAAGAGCTGATTGAAATCCGCGACAAATACGGCATCGACCGCCGCTCGCTCATCCAGGGCGAAGTGGAGGAGCTTAAAGTCAGCCTCGAAGTGCTCGTCAACGCCGAGGATGTTCTTGTAGCTCTCTCAGCGGACGGATACATCAAACGGACCGGCATGCTGTCCTTTACCCGGTCAGGCGGTGAACGGAATGCCTCGGGTGTGAAGGAAGGCGACCATATCGTCAGGCTGATGGACCTGAATACCCGGGACAGCCTGCTTGTGTTCACCCGCAAAGGCCAATATTTCCTGCTTCCGGTCCATCAGATCCCGGAATTTAAATGGAAAGAGCCGGGTACGGCGATCGTCAACGTGATTGGCCTCGCCAAGGGGGACGGGATTGCCAGTATCCTGCCGGTGGGCAATATGGATGATCCTGGAGCCAGCCTGGTCTTCGTCACGCGCAAGGGTCAGGTGAAGCGTACAGAGCTCAAGGAATACTCTACCAGCCGCTCAGGGGCCGTTGCAGCCTGCAAGGTGGCTGAAGGGGATGAGGTCCTTACAGTGGCGCTGAGCAGCGGTGACAAGGAGATTGTGCTGGTGACCCGTGAAGGCATGAGCATCCGATTCCGTGAGAACGAAGTGAACCCTATGGGCCGTGTGGCCAGCGGGGTGAGGGGAATACAATTGCGTGAAGGGGACGAGGTGGTCTCCTGCTTCTGGGTCAATGAAGATGAAGGCGAAATTCTGGCTGTAACCGAAATCGGCTATGCCAAACGCACGCTCCTGCTGGATTATCCTGCACAGAGCCGGGGCGGCAAAGGCATGCCAACCTTCGAATTCAAGGAAGGCAAACGTGTCCGCCCGAACGGCAGCAGAATTTCCGGTGCCTTCTATTGCCGGGAACCGCTGGAGCTGGTGGCCATTACCCGCGAGGGGGCAACGCATTCCTTCTCCTCTGAATCGGCACCGCTCAGCGAACGCCGTTCGATAGGGAAGCAGCTTGTGTCCGTAGAGAAAAAGGACGAGATTATAAGCCTGTTCCCGGCGATCAAATAA